The proteins below come from a single Leptidea sinapis chromosome Z, ilLepSina1.1, whole genome shotgun sequence genomic window:
- the LOC126978846 gene encoding glycosyltransferase 25 family member, with protein MVVAVSNIFRLFLLICVPCCICDISYTRPYEKWPTVAISILVRNKAYSLPYFLSSLLNLDYPKERIYVWFYSDFNSDNSNEILKDWIKMHSKEYNKIYITMNTTSGFKHEDQETPTHWSDGRFRHVIELRESALKFARLKWADYIFMLDADILLTNTLTLKHLVSKGYPISSPMLMSASTYSNFWCGMDEYYYYKRTDEYKPILFRKSVGCFDVPMVHSAVLINLKHKSSELLTYVPEKLRNYDGPVDDIIVFAVGAQSNDIPIMICNDFVYGFLPVPLEKYNELEDEKSEFVNTKVEILGNGIIPPLNNDMEKYVEPPIPDNLDCTEIFMINLKRRTKRRVLMENSFKELGLNVTYLKAFDGKTISKTFLEKYDITLLPEYEDPYHKRPMKTGEIGCFLSHFVLWQRIVDEHLDVTLILEDDVHFVPDFRRKFLRILDEVKSLDWDFLYIGRKILMDGEEEYVTDHTTKPLYSYWTLGYVIKERGAKKLLAADPLSKLIPVDEFIPIMFNQHPSQELKQHFPVRTLKALSASPLLVHPTHYVGDIGYISDTEDSIVV; from the exons ATGGTTGTGGCAGTTTCAAAtatatttcgtttatttttattaatttgtgttCCATGTTGTATATGTGATATAAGTTATACTAGGCCTTATGAGAAATGGCCAACCGTTGCGATTTCGATTCTTGTTCGCAATAAAGCCTACTCATTGCCATATTTTTTATCAAGcttattaaatttagattatcCTAAAGAAAGAATTTATGTTTG gttCTACAGTGACTTCAACTCAGACAATAGTAATGAAATTCTTAAGGACTGGATTAAAATGCACTCAAaggaatacaataaaatatacataactaTGAATACAACATCTGGATTTAAACATGAAGATCAAGAAACACCTACTCACTGGAGTGATGGGCGCTTTAGGCATGTGATTGAGTTACGGGAGTCAGCATTGAAGTTTGCTAGACTTAAGTGGGCTGATTATATCTTC ATGTTAGATGCTGATATTTTATTAACCaatactttgactttgaaacatCTTGTCTCCAAAGGATACCCAATATCTTCACCAATGCTGATGTCGGCTTCAACATACTCTAACTTTTG GTGCGGAATGGACGAGTACTACTACTATAAGAGAACTGATGAATATAAGCCCATACTCTTCCGCAAAAGTGTAGGATGTTTTGATGTGCCAATGGTTCATTCTGCTGtactgataaatttaaaacataaatcatCTGAGTTACTCACTTATGTGCcagaaaaattaagaaattatgATGGGCcagtggatgatataattgtctTCGCAGTGGGTGCACAAAGTAATG ATATTCCAATAATGATCTGTAATGATTTTGTTTATGGGTTTCTACCAGTAccattagaaaaatataatgagTTAGAGGACGAGAAAAGTGAATTTGTAAATACAAAAGTTGAGATACTCGGCAATGGCATTATTCCACCTCTTAACAATGATATGGAGAAATATGTTGAACCACCAATACCAGACAATTTGGATTGTACTGAAATTTTCATGATAAACCTTAAAAGAAGGACTAAAAGACGAGTGTTAATGGAGAATAGTTTTAAGGAATTGGGGCTGAATGTCACATACTTAAAGGCATTTGATGGCAA AACTATATCTAAGACATTTTTGGAAAAGTATGACATTACATTGTTGCCTGAATATGAAGATCCTTACCATAAAAG gCCCATGAAAACTGGAGAGATTGGATGCTTCTTGAGCCATTTCGTTCTGTGGCAAAgg aTTGTGGACGAACATCTGGATGTAACATTAATTTTGGAAGACGACGTACACTTTGTGCCGGATTTTCGTAGGAAATTCCTTCGTATTCTTGATGAAGTTAAAAGCCTTGATTGGGATTTTCT GTACATCGGCCGTAAAATTCTAATGGATGGCGAGGAAGAATATGTTACTGACCATACAACTAAACCGCTCTACTCTTATTGGACCCTTGGTTATGTAATTAAGGAGCGCGGCGCTAAGAAGCTATTAGCTGCAGATCCCTTGTCGAAATTGATTCCAGTTGACGAGTTCATACCAATTATGTTCAATCAACATCCATC GCAGGAATTAAAGCAACATTTTCCGGTGAGAACATTAAAAGCCCTGTCAGCATCCCCACTATTAGTGCACCCCACACACTATGTGGGAGA
- the LOC126978850 gene encoding locomotion-related protein Hikaru genki isoform X4 — MQITLELLYLTYIFVSNVNGDYNNSVRIYNGTIIVKLTVSEDFKCLVPELTIDDQDMDMEQFLENFAKVKEIKFPISYGPVTEKYICKLKCVDGYWVGPLCSSSTDGRFKTLLKECVYKHEYPLLTVYFRNSSIQNDTNFPHNTTISARCKYFGMYKLKGDSEIRCENGAWLSKFPECVPTTVITNFTGDAPPTIRYEVLDGSAIVEPNGWLDDYSNTFRINLPKLGVRFAETFTCSTPDGTTNKIVVRVVNVNCEIISMPAPYVRQYTTGNRLGESTHFSCEPGYHMSGASILYCMGDGHWSSPPPICEETFCPFFTSLNPQLSIIEHNSSFGGRAVFTCAWGYRLVGAPGLECEQDGQWSGEMPQCIPIYCPDPILPEHGQLVTKTISKDGKFPVGDLLIYACNEGYEVMGELSIVCTENGFWSHPPPFCLPPTEIKRLNTIYLENTTLVNLDSVY; from the exons ATGCAGATTACTTTAGAATTGTTGTATCtaacatatatttttgtcaGTAATGTGAATGGTGATTATAATAACAGTGTCAGAATATATAAtg GTACTATTATCGTAAAACTCACCGTTTCAGAAGATTTTAAATGCCTAGTTCCTGAGCTAACCATTGATGACCAAGATATGGATATGGAGCAATTTCTTGAGAATTTCGCGAAAGTAAAAGAG ATTAAATTTCCCATTTCATACGGACCAGTTACTGAGAAATACATTTGCAAGCTGAAGTGCGTTGATGGCTACTGGGTTGGCCCCTTATGTTCCAGTTCGACTG ATGGAAGATTCAAAACTCTGCTTAAAGAATGTGTTTACAAACACGAGTATCCTCTATTAACAGTCTACTTTAGAAATTCTTCAATTCAG AATGATACTAACTTTCCTCACAATACGACCATATCAGCAAGATGCAAGTATTTTGGCATGTACAAACTGAAAGGAGACAGTGAGATTCGATGTGAAAATGGCGCATGGCTATCGAAATTTCCTGAATGTGTGCCGACGACTGTTATCACAAATTTTACTG gagaTGCTCCCCCAACCATCCGCTACGAAGTCTTAGATGGGTCAGCCATCGTCGAACCGAACG gtTGGCTGGATGACTATAGTAACACATTTCGTATCAATCTACCAAAACTTGGTGTTCGTTTTGCTGAAACCTTCACCTGTTCAACACCAGATGGAACGACCAATAAGATCGTAGTTAGAGTTGTTA aTGTAAATTGTGAAATAATTAGCATGCCTGCTCCATATGTTCGACAATATACAACGGGCAATCGTCTCGGAGAGAGCACACACTTTAGCTGTGAACCAGGGTACCATATGAGTGGAGCCTCAATACTCTATTGCATGGGTGATG GTCATTGGTCGAGCCCTCCACCAATCTGCGAAGAGACATTTTGCCCATTTTTTACCTCCCTTAATCCTCAGCTGAGTATTATAGAACATAATTCATCATTTGGTGGTAGAGCAGTTTTCACCTGTGCTTGGGGCTATCGGCTTGTTGGTGCACCAGGGTTAGAGTGTGAACAAGATGGTCAATGGTCAGGAGAAATGCCACAGTGCATAC CAATCTATTGCCCTGATCCCATATTACCTGAGCATGGACAACTGGTGACAAAAACAATATCGAAAGATGGCAAGTTTCCTGTGGGCGATCTTTTAATATACGCGTGCAATGAAGGCTATGAAGTGATGGGTGAATTGTCAATTGTATGCACGGAGAACGGTTTCTGGTCTCATCCTCCGCCATTTTGTTTGCCACCTACAGAAATCAAGCGGCTGAATACTATATACCTAGAGAATACCACTTTAGTAAACTTAGATTCTGTTTactaa
- the LOC126978850 gene encoding locomotion-related protein Hikaru genki isoform X2: MQITLELLYLTYIFVSNVNGDYNNSVRIYNEDFKCLVPELTIDDQDMDMEQFLENFAKVKEIKFPISYGPVTEKYICKLKCVDGYWVGPLCSSSTDGRFKTLLKECVYKHEYPLLTVYFRNSSIQNDTNFPHNTTISARCKYFGMYKLKGDSEIRCENGAWLSKFPECVPTTVITNFTGDAPPTIRYEVLDGSAIVEPNGELLVFPDSHIRIDCMALRSKGDLEWTWTQSMANYKTGWLDDYSNTFRINLPKLGVRFAETFTCSTPDGTTNKIVVRVVNVNCEIISMPAPYVRQYTTGNRLGESTHFSCEPGYHMSGASILYCMGDGHWSSPPPICEETFCPFFTSLNPQLSIIEHNSSFGGRAVFTCAWGYRLVGAPGLECEQDGQWSGEMPQCIPIYCPDPILPEHGQLVTKTISKDGKFPVGDLLIYACNEGYEVMGELSIVCTENGFWSHPPPFCLPPTEIKRLNTIYLENTTLVNLDSVY; encoded by the exons ATGCAGATTACTTTAGAATTGTTGTATCtaacatatatttttgtcaGTAATGTGAATGGTGATTATAATAACAGTGTCAGAATATATAAtg AAGATTTTAAATGCCTAGTTCCTGAGCTAACCATTGATGACCAAGATATGGATATGGAGCAATTTCTTGAGAATTTCGCGAAAGTAAAAGAG ATTAAATTTCCCATTTCATACGGACCAGTTACTGAGAAATACATTTGCAAGCTGAAGTGCGTTGATGGCTACTGGGTTGGCCCCTTATGTTCCAGTTCGACTG ATGGAAGATTCAAAACTCTGCTTAAAGAATGTGTTTACAAACACGAGTATCCTCTATTAACAGTCTACTTTAGAAATTCTTCAATTCAG AATGATACTAACTTTCCTCACAATACGACCATATCAGCAAGATGCAAGTATTTTGGCATGTACAAACTGAAAGGAGACAGTGAGATTCGATGTGAAAATGGCGCATGGCTATCGAAATTTCCTGAATGTGTGCCGACGACTGTTATCACAAATTTTACTG gagaTGCTCCCCCAACCATCCGCTACGAAGTCTTAGATGGGTCAGCCATCGTCGAACCGAACGGTGAATTGCTTGTTTTCCCAGATAGCCATATTAGAATCGACTGCATGGCCCTCAGGTCTAAGGGTGACCTTGAGTGGACGTGGACGCAAAGTATGGCAAATTATAAAACTG gtTGGCTGGATGACTATAGTAACACATTTCGTATCAATCTACCAAAACTTGGTGTTCGTTTTGCTGAAACCTTCACCTGTTCAACACCAGATGGAACGACCAATAAGATCGTAGTTAGAGTTGTTA aTGTAAATTGTGAAATAATTAGCATGCCTGCTCCATATGTTCGACAATATACAACGGGCAATCGTCTCGGAGAGAGCACACACTTTAGCTGTGAACCAGGGTACCATATGAGTGGAGCCTCAATACTCTATTGCATGGGTGATG GTCATTGGTCGAGCCCTCCACCAATCTGCGAAGAGACATTTTGCCCATTTTTTACCTCCCTTAATCCTCAGCTGAGTATTATAGAACATAATTCATCATTTGGTGGTAGAGCAGTTTTCACCTGTGCTTGGGGCTATCGGCTTGTTGGTGCACCAGGGTTAGAGTGTGAACAAGATGGTCAATGGTCAGGAGAAATGCCACAGTGCATAC CAATCTATTGCCCTGATCCCATATTACCTGAGCATGGACAACTGGTGACAAAAACAATATCGAAAGATGGCAAGTTTCCTGTGGGCGATCTTTTAATATACGCGTGCAATGAAGGCTATGAAGTGATGGGTGAATTGTCAATTGTATGCACGGAGAACGGTTTCTGGTCTCATCCTCCGCCATTTTGTTTGCCACCTACAGAAATCAAGCGGCTGAATACTATATACCTAGAGAATACCACTTTAGTAAACTTAGATTCTGTTTactaa
- the LOC126978850 gene encoding locomotion-related protein Hikaru genki isoform X3, whose amino-acid sequence MQITLELLYLTYIFVSNVNGDYNNSVRIYNDFKCLVPELTIDDQDMDMEQFLENFAKVKEIKFPISYGPVTEKYICKLKCVDGYWVGPLCSSSTDGRFKTLLKECVYKHEYPLLTVYFRNSSIQNDTNFPHNTTISARCKYFGMYKLKGDSEIRCENGAWLSKFPECVPTTVITNFTGDAPPTIRYEVLDGSAIVEPNGELLVFPDSHIRIDCMALRSKGDLEWTWTQSMANYKTGWLDDYSNTFRINLPKLGVRFAETFTCSTPDGTTNKIVVRVVNVNCEIISMPAPYVRQYTTGNRLGESTHFSCEPGYHMSGASILYCMGDGHWSSPPPICEETFCPFFTSLNPQLSIIEHNSSFGGRAVFTCAWGYRLVGAPGLECEQDGQWSGEMPQCIPIYCPDPILPEHGQLVTKTISKDGKFPVGDLLIYACNEGYEVMGELSIVCTENGFWSHPPPFCLPPTEIKRLNTIYLENTTLVNLDSVY is encoded by the exons ATGCAGATTACTTTAGAATTGTTGTATCtaacatatatttttgtcaGTAATGTGAATGGTGATTATAATAACAGTGTCAGAATATATAAtg ATTTTAAATGCCTAGTTCCTGAGCTAACCATTGATGACCAAGATATGGATATGGAGCAATTTCTTGAGAATTTCGCGAAAGTAAAAGAG ATTAAATTTCCCATTTCATACGGACCAGTTACTGAGAAATACATTTGCAAGCTGAAGTGCGTTGATGGCTACTGGGTTGGCCCCTTATGTTCCAGTTCGACTG ATGGAAGATTCAAAACTCTGCTTAAAGAATGTGTTTACAAACACGAGTATCCTCTATTAACAGTCTACTTTAGAAATTCTTCAATTCAG AATGATACTAACTTTCCTCACAATACGACCATATCAGCAAGATGCAAGTATTTTGGCATGTACAAACTGAAAGGAGACAGTGAGATTCGATGTGAAAATGGCGCATGGCTATCGAAATTTCCTGAATGTGTGCCGACGACTGTTATCACAAATTTTACTG gagaTGCTCCCCCAACCATCCGCTACGAAGTCTTAGATGGGTCAGCCATCGTCGAACCGAACGGTGAATTGCTTGTTTTCCCAGATAGCCATATTAGAATCGACTGCATGGCCCTCAGGTCTAAGGGTGACCTTGAGTGGACGTGGACGCAAAGTATGGCAAATTATAAAACTG gtTGGCTGGATGACTATAGTAACACATTTCGTATCAATCTACCAAAACTTGGTGTTCGTTTTGCTGAAACCTTCACCTGTTCAACACCAGATGGAACGACCAATAAGATCGTAGTTAGAGTTGTTA aTGTAAATTGTGAAATAATTAGCATGCCTGCTCCATATGTTCGACAATATACAACGGGCAATCGTCTCGGAGAGAGCACACACTTTAGCTGTGAACCAGGGTACCATATGAGTGGAGCCTCAATACTCTATTGCATGGGTGATG GTCATTGGTCGAGCCCTCCACCAATCTGCGAAGAGACATTTTGCCCATTTTTTACCTCCCTTAATCCTCAGCTGAGTATTATAGAACATAATTCATCATTTGGTGGTAGAGCAGTTTTCACCTGTGCTTGGGGCTATCGGCTTGTTGGTGCACCAGGGTTAGAGTGTGAACAAGATGGTCAATGGTCAGGAGAAATGCCACAGTGCATAC CAATCTATTGCCCTGATCCCATATTACCTGAGCATGGACAACTGGTGACAAAAACAATATCGAAAGATGGCAAGTTTCCTGTGGGCGATCTTTTAATATACGCGTGCAATGAAGGCTATGAAGTGATGGGTGAATTGTCAATTGTATGCACGGAGAACGGTTTCTGGTCTCATCCTCCGCCATTTTGTTTGCCACCTACAGAAATCAAGCGGCTGAATACTATATACCTAGAGAATACCACTTTAGTAAACTTAGATTCTGTTTactaa
- the LOC126978850 gene encoding locomotion-related protein Hikaru genki isoform X1: protein MQITLELLYLTYIFVSNVNGDYNNSVRIYNGTIIVKLTVSEDFKCLVPELTIDDQDMDMEQFLENFAKVKEIKFPISYGPVTEKYICKLKCVDGYWVGPLCSSSTDGRFKTLLKECVYKHEYPLLTVYFRNSSIQNDTNFPHNTTISARCKYFGMYKLKGDSEIRCENGAWLSKFPECVPTTVITNFTGDAPPTIRYEVLDGSAIVEPNGELLVFPDSHIRIDCMALRSKGDLEWTWTQSMANYKTGWLDDYSNTFRINLPKLGVRFAETFTCSTPDGTTNKIVVRVVNVNCEIISMPAPYVRQYTTGNRLGESTHFSCEPGYHMSGASILYCMGDGHWSSPPPICEETFCPFFTSLNPQLSIIEHNSSFGGRAVFTCAWGYRLVGAPGLECEQDGQWSGEMPQCIPIYCPDPILPEHGQLVTKTISKDGKFPVGDLLIYACNEGYEVMGELSIVCTENGFWSHPPPFCLPPTEIKRLNTIYLENTTLVNLDSVY, encoded by the exons ATGCAGATTACTTTAGAATTGTTGTATCtaacatatatttttgtcaGTAATGTGAATGGTGATTATAATAACAGTGTCAGAATATATAAtg GTACTATTATCGTAAAACTCACCGTTTCAGAAGATTTTAAATGCCTAGTTCCTGAGCTAACCATTGATGACCAAGATATGGATATGGAGCAATTTCTTGAGAATTTCGCGAAAGTAAAAGAG ATTAAATTTCCCATTTCATACGGACCAGTTACTGAGAAATACATTTGCAAGCTGAAGTGCGTTGATGGCTACTGGGTTGGCCCCTTATGTTCCAGTTCGACTG ATGGAAGATTCAAAACTCTGCTTAAAGAATGTGTTTACAAACACGAGTATCCTCTATTAACAGTCTACTTTAGAAATTCTTCAATTCAG AATGATACTAACTTTCCTCACAATACGACCATATCAGCAAGATGCAAGTATTTTGGCATGTACAAACTGAAAGGAGACAGTGAGATTCGATGTGAAAATGGCGCATGGCTATCGAAATTTCCTGAATGTGTGCCGACGACTGTTATCACAAATTTTACTG gagaTGCTCCCCCAACCATCCGCTACGAAGTCTTAGATGGGTCAGCCATCGTCGAACCGAACGGTGAATTGCTTGTTTTCCCAGATAGCCATATTAGAATCGACTGCATGGCCCTCAGGTCTAAGGGTGACCTTGAGTGGACGTGGACGCAAAGTATGGCAAATTATAAAACTG gtTGGCTGGATGACTATAGTAACACATTTCGTATCAATCTACCAAAACTTGGTGTTCGTTTTGCTGAAACCTTCACCTGTTCAACACCAGATGGAACGACCAATAAGATCGTAGTTAGAGTTGTTA aTGTAAATTGTGAAATAATTAGCATGCCTGCTCCATATGTTCGACAATATACAACGGGCAATCGTCTCGGAGAGAGCACACACTTTAGCTGTGAACCAGGGTACCATATGAGTGGAGCCTCAATACTCTATTGCATGGGTGATG GTCATTGGTCGAGCCCTCCACCAATCTGCGAAGAGACATTTTGCCCATTTTTTACCTCCCTTAATCCTCAGCTGAGTATTATAGAACATAATTCATCATTTGGTGGTAGAGCAGTTTTCACCTGTGCTTGGGGCTATCGGCTTGTTGGTGCACCAGGGTTAGAGTGTGAACAAGATGGTCAATGGTCAGGAGAAATGCCACAGTGCATAC CAATCTATTGCCCTGATCCCATATTACCTGAGCATGGACAACTGGTGACAAAAACAATATCGAAAGATGGCAAGTTTCCTGTGGGCGATCTTTTAATATACGCGTGCAATGAAGGCTATGAAGTGATGGGTGAATTGTCAATTGTATGCACGGAGAACGGTTTCTGGTCTCATCCTCCGCCATTTTGTTTGCCACCTACAGAAATCAAGCGGCTGAATACTATATACCTAGAGAATACCACTTTAGTAAACTTAGATTCTGTTTactaa
- the LOC126978848 gene encoding heparanase-like: MLSNKRLVLACAFLFSCNIALISVYFKYNSGEKCYITIDQHQDVISYLPESFLSIGIDASEIQNFHTIDFSKNKFRELASALSPARLRLGGTMSERLIFSSDDNTVATCDSCPISLSKSLCQSLKRICKHKFLPFFIMTGGKWKEINNFCKATGLKLLFSFNVLLRNENEWNTENAQQILEYSKANGFDVDWQLGNEPNSFRHVFNITITPQMLAHDFKKLRRLLNHSGYKHSLLVGPDTTRPQDHQPNCLKYMVEFLGNMSHINIRSWHQYYLDSKTATLADFWNPDTFNLLKVQIKTMKDHTKKYNHIPMWLTETSSSYGSGAPGLSNTFAGTPLWIDKLGLAAKNNITTVIRQSFFGGNYSLVDHNLEPLPDWWASVLYKKVVGNKVLHIDCHCSRYQRLYAHCANRKYTNDTSAVTVYGVNLQMKKARFLLNGTALHGDNLIIDEFIIRAPSNNRRSKTILLNGWPLLYESPLPDFTPNQHLYGNHISMPPYSVGFWVIKNTSVNVYSSEVPNVRLIR, from the exons ATGCTGTCCAATAAACGTTTGGTATTAGCATGCGCCTTTCTGTTTTCCTGTAATATTGCTcttatatctgtatattttaaatataatagtggGGAAAAATGCTATATCACAATCGACCAACATCAAGATGTAATATCATACCTACCAGAAAGCTTTTTAAGTATAGGCATAGATGCCTCAGAGATTCAAAATTTTCACACAATTGACTTctccaaaaataaatttcgagAACTTGCATCTGCACTTTCACCAGCAAGACTACGCCTTGGAGGTACCATGTCAGAGAGACTAATATTCAGTTCAGATGATAATACTGTGGCTACATGTGACAGCTGCCCTATTAGTCTTTCCAAATCACTTTGCCAAAGTCTTAAAAGGATATGCAAACACAAGTTTTTACCATTTTTTATAATGACAGGTGGGAAATGGAAAgaaattaataacttttgtaAAGCAACTGGACTCAAATTGCTCTTTAGCTTTAATGTACTTCTTCGCAACGAGAATGAATGGAATACTGAAAATGCACAACAAATATTAGAATATTCAAAAGCTAATGGATTTGATGTGGATTGGCAACTTGGAAATGAACCAAATTCATTTCGTcatgtttttaatataacaataactCCACAGATGTTGGCTCATGATTTCAAAAAGTTAAGACGACTTTTAAACCATTCTGGATATAAACATTCTCTTCTTGTTGGTCCTGATACAACTCGGCCTCAAGATCATCAACCCAACTGCCTCAAGTACATGGTTGAGTTTTTAGGAAATATGTCTCATATTAATATCAGATCATGGCACCAGTATTACTTAGATAGTAAAACAGCAACTTTAGCAGATTTTTGGAACCCAGATACATTTAATTTACTGAAGGTACAAATCAAAACTATGAAAgatcatacaaaaaaatacaatcatATTCCAATGTGGCTGACAGAAACTAGCAGTTCTTATGGTAGTGGTGCACCAGGATTATCAAACACATTTGCTGGTACTCCATTGTGGATTGACAAACTAGGTCTTGCAgctaaaaataatatcacaacAGTTATAAGACAAAGTTTCTTTGGTGGCAATTACAGTCTTGTTGATCACAATCTAGAGCCTTTACCAGATTGGTGGGCCAGTGTACTGTACAAGAAAGTGGTTGGTAATAAGGTTCTTCACATAGACTGTCATTGTTCTCGCTACCAAAGACTATATGCTCATTGTGCaaacagaaaatatacaaatgatacaAGTGCTGTAACTGTATATGGTGTCAATTTACAAATGAAAAAAGCTCGATTTCTTTTGAATGGAACTGCATTACATGgagataatttaattattgacgAATTTATCATTCGTGCACCATCTAACAATAGAAGGAGTAAGactatattattaaatggtTGGCCACTGCTTTATGAATCTCCATTGCCAGATTTCACACCTAATCAACATCTTTATGGCAACCATATTTCTATGCCACCCTATTCAGTGGGATTTTgggtaataaaaaatacatctgttaatgtat ACTCATCAGAGGTGCCTAATGTAAGACTGATAAGATAA